In Marinifilum sp. JC120, the sequence TGCTTGTGGCGGGCCTGTACTGGACTTCCAAACGGCTGTGATCCTTCACTTGGTAAATATTTTAATAAAATGAAGTCTGTATCTCGTTATCAGTGGAACAATGTCAGCTATGAGATTCAAGGAAATGATATTCTTGAAGAATGGTCTTCGTCTTTTTCTGATGCAGAAAATGGTGAAATGAAGATTTCTTTTTTTGTGAAGAATGGATTGCTTGCCAGTTTAAAGTATTAAATGTTCATTTTTTTTGAATAGTATATGATGTCGATATTTTGCGATATTGTTTTTAGCTTGCTTGAAGCATGCTTTTACTTCCATAAGCAGGCCCGGACTTGACTTAAAAAAAACCCACAGTTACACCTTGCCCTCGTTTTTAGCTCGGGGGGGGCTGTGGATAAATTAAATTTTATGGGTGGATTTAAAGATCCTACCCTTGAAGAGTCGTTTCAAAAAGAGAAATGGCCTTCAGTCAGGTTTAGACTTCTTTTTCTTTATTTCGTCACTGTAGTTACATATTTTGCAGGTGGATACAGCGATTACATTGATCTTGGTCTTGGCTCTGAATTCCATACCATTTTACTGGGAAGAATTGGCGCGTGCCTGCTCGGCAGCGCGGCTTTTTGTTTGCTTCTGGTCGATAAAAACAGGCTCAGGATGCAGTATGCGTTCATGTCTTTGTGTATGTTTTCTGTTTTGGGGGCGGAATCGCTGGAGTTGGTCATAAAGTCTTCAGATATCGGTTCTCTCAGTGTGCCCACCGCAGTTTTTATTGTTCTCGCCTACTATGTGCTTTTGTCACCACGTATTCTTCCGCCTTTTATCGCTGCTGTTTCCGGGTCAATTCTTTATCTTTTTACTTTGTCGACAATTGTTCCTGTTCATTCTGGAACATTTATGAATTCATTGAGTTACTTTTTTCTTGCCAATATGTTCGGAATCTTTTTCCTCTATACTTTCGGCAGGTCGTTGCGCCGGGAGTATGCGGCCATGGAAGACCTGAAAAAACTGGTGGAATTTGATGAACTCACCGGGGTGTGCAGCCGGCGCAAGGTTCTTGAAGCCGGGAATTGTCTTTTTAGGTCTGCACGCCGTTTTGAGAGTAAGTTGGCTGTATTAATGGTGGATATTGATCATTTTAAGAAGGTCAACGATGATTATGGTCATTGTGTCGGTGATGAGGTTCTCAAGGAAGCAGCCAGAAGGTGCGGCAATGCTCTGCGGGAAGTAGATCATTTCGGGCGTTTGGGTGGCGAGGAATTTTTGATAATCCTGCCCCATTCAAGTTTGCATGACGGGATCAATATTGCTGAGCGGCTGAGAGTAAGGGTCAGAGAGAAAATGTTTAATGTTGATGAAGCCTATCTGCCTATTTCTGTCAGCATAGGCGTTGCTGAATTGAAGGATCATGATGATTTCAAGTCCCTGATTCAGGATGCAGACGAGCAACTCTACCGGGCTAAGAAGTGTGGTCGAAATCAAGTCTGTCCGGCAATGTTCGGGGTTGTTAAGCAGATTCAACCGACCGAAGCTTATGTAGAATAAGAAAGATGGGGAAGAAGTTTTAAAACTTCTTCCCCATTTTATTTTATCTGGTGAGTTTTCTGTATTTGATGCGGTGAGGCTGGTCAGCGTCTTTGCCCAGTCTCTTTTTGCGGTCTTCTTCGTACTCAGAATATGAACCTTCGTACCAATAAGCTGAAGAGTCGCCTTCAAAGGCAAGGATGTGGGTGGCAATGCGGTCGAGGAACCAGCGGTCATGCGAAATAACCAGTACGCAGCCGCCGAAGTTGTTGAGGCCTTCCTCCAGCGCACGCATGGTGTTTACGTCAAGATCGTTGGTCGGTTCATCAAGAAGCAGCACGTTGCCGCCTTCCTGAAGCATGAGTGCGAGATGTACTCTGTTGCGCTCACCACCGGAAAGAACCTTGCATTTTTTCTGTTGTTCAGAACCGGTCAGATTGAACTTGCCTACGTAAGCACGCGCATTGATTTCGCGGTCGCCCAGTTTGACGAATTCATTGCCGCCGGAAATGACTTCATACACGGATTTTTCAGGATCAAGAGCGTCGCGGTGCTGGTCAACATGGGTTACCTGAACGGTTTCACCCACAATGACTTCACCTTCGTCGGGATTTTCCTGTCCGCTGATCATTTTGAACATGGTGGTTTTACCTGCACCGTTGGGGCCGATAATACCGACGATGGCTCCGGCGGGGATTATGAAGCTGGTATCTTCAAGAAGCAGCTTGTCCCCGGCCTGTTTGCGCACACCTTTCAGTTCAATAACCTGTTTACCGAGGCGTGGTCCCGGCGGAATGTAGAGCTCCAACTCGCGTGAGTATTCATCGCTCTGCTGGTTGGCAAGGGATTCGTACGCGCTGATACGGGCTTTGCTTTTGGAGCGTCTGCCCTTGGGGGACATACGGATCCATTCCAGTTCGCGGGCAAGGGTCTTGCGCCTTTTATCATCGGATTTGGCTTCGTTGGCCAGACGTTTTTCTTTCTGTTCTAGCCAGGAAGAATAGTTGCCTTTCCAGGGGATGCCCCGGCCGCGGTCCAGTTCCAGAATCCATCCGGCTACGTTGTCGAGGAAGTAGCGGTCATGGGTTACGGCGATAATGGTTCCGGCGTAGTTCTGGAGATGTCTTTCCAGCCATGATACGGATTCCGCGTCAAGGTGGTTGGTGGGTTCATCAAGAAGCAGGATGTCCGGTTCCTGAAGCAGCAGGCGGCAAAGGGCCACGCGGCGTTTTTCACCACCGGATATGACGGAAACAGGAGTGTCTCCGGGAGGGCAGCGCAGGGCGTCCATGGCCATTTCAAGTCGGGAATCGAGATCCCATGCCCCGCAATTGTCCATTTCTTCCTGAACTTTGGCCTGACGTTCAAGCAGCGCGTCCATTTCTTCCGGTTCCATAGGCTCGGCAAACTGGGCGTTGATCTCGTTGAATTCATTAACGAGAGCAACTACGTTTGCTGCACCTTCTTCAACCACTTCACGGACAGTGCGGGTTTCATCAACCAGCGGCTCCTGCTCAAGGTAGCCGATGGTGTAGCCGGGGGAAATGTGGGTTTCACCTTCAAAGCTATCATCCACACCGGCCAGAACTTTCAGAAGCGAACTTTTACCGGAGCCGTTCAGGCCCAGCACGCCGATTTTTGCTCCATAGAAATATGAAAGGGAGATATCTTTAAGAATGGGTTTCTTGTCGTAAAACTTACTTACCCGGACCATGGAATATATGATCTTATCAGGTTCGTTGCTCATATTTATTACCTCGTTAGTTACTATTTGCTATTGCGTTTTCCCCTTGTGGCAGAAAAAACGTTATCAGGCAATGTTGGAATTTGGAGAGTAAACTATCCCGGTCTTTGTCCGATAAATTAACTGTATCAATTTTCTAATTTATTGCCGATTGTCTTATTCGCTGTCTTTATGCTATGAATAGTATGGGTTAGTAAGTGCTGGTGGTCGGTTTAATAACTATTAAAAATGGGAAGACTGCGTATGAGGGTTAAAAGTATAAATTCAGTTGTTGCTGTGATTGTTTTTGTCCTTATTGCCTTGACTATCTCTATCGGGGTTTGGTGGGTCGCTGATAGCACCTACAAAGCTGTGTTTAAGGAGCAGAAGAATGCCATGCAAAGCATGGTGGATCAGTCTGAAAAAGCCCTGGAACTTTATATGGG encodes:
- the ettA gene encoding energy-dependent translational throttle protein EttA; its protein translation is MSNEPDKIIYSMVRVSKFYDKKPILKDISLSYFYGAKIGVLGLNGSGKSSLLKVLAGVDDSFEGETHISPGYTIGYLEQEPLVDETRTVREVVEEGAANVVALVNEFNEINAQFAEPMEPEEMDALLERQAKVQEEMDNCGAWDLDSRLEMAMDALRCPPGDTPVSVISGGEKRRVALCRLLLQEPDILLLDEPTNHLDAESVSWLERHLQNYAGTIIAVTHDRYFLDNVAGWILELDRGRGIPWKGNYSSWLEQKEKRLANEAKSDDKRRKTLARELEWIRMSPKGRRSKSKARISAYESLANQQSDEYSRELELYIPPGPRLGKQVIELKGVRKQAGDKLLLEDTSFIIPAGAIVGIIGPNGAGKTTMFKMISGQENPDEGEVIVGETVQVTHVDQHRDALDPEKSVYEVISGGNEFVKLGDREINARAYVGKFNLTGSEQQKKCKVLSGGERNRVHLALMLQEGGNVLLLDEPTNDLDVNTMRALEEGLNNFGGCVLVISHDRWFLDRIATHILAFEGDSSAYWYEGSYSEYEEDRKKRLGKDADQPHRIKYRKLTR
- a CDS encoding GGDEF domain-containing protein; its protein translation is MDKLNFMGGFKDPTLEESFQKEKWPSVRFRLLFLYFVTVVTYFAGGYSDYIDLGLGSEFHTILLGRIGACLLGSAAFCLLLVDKNRLRMQYAFMSLCMFSVLGAESLELVIKSSDIGSLSVPTAVFIVLAYYVLLSPRILPPFIAAVSGSILYLFTLSTIVPVHSGTFMNSLSYFFLANMFGIFFLYTFGRSLRREYAAMEDLKKLVEFDELTGVCSRRKVLEAGNCLFRSARRFESKLAVLMVDIDHFKKVNDDYGHCVGDEVLKEAARRCGNALREVDHFGRLGGEEFLIILPHSSLHDGINIAERLRVRVREKMFNVDEAYLPISVSIGVAELKDHDDFKSLIQDADEQLYRAKKCGRNQVCPAMFGVVKQIQPTEAYVE